The Sardina pilchardus chromosome 24, fSarPil1.1, whole genome shotgun sequence nucleotide sequence tttttatacctcttctactgttccaaacaacgctacacttacgtggtagtgagtagagggtccctaaagccaaaccgaagtatcgtcacgtctttatgtggtcggatagagagtccagaatgaatttaatcgagtcagtacctttccggaaatgttagtaaagtgttgttgaagcgttgcgcagctgccgcagcgacatttccggaaggtactgactcgattaaattcattctggactctctatccgaccacataaagacgtggggatacttcgttttggctttagggaccctctactcactaccacgtaagtgtagcgttgtttggaacagtagaagaggtataaaaatagcgttttgtagtggcgaaaggacctgccccggtcacttccaggctaacgagttttggctaaaaacggtgaactcgaactttctcaaaatacatccgaattacatgattttggtgtcaactcaacgtatgtactcccaatagtccgaaaaattgatctaaagtgcatctaaatttcactccggattatccctttaatgctctTTACTTGCTTGCATGGTCGTCCTTTCGCTCACCTATAGAGACGGCTCTTGTCCTTCTTGTAGaagcgcagcagcagcatgtgGAAGGGCAGGCCTCGGATCCTCCAGCGCGCTCGCACCGAGCCGTCCTCGGGGTGCTTGGTCAGCTTCAGCACCTCTATCCGCGCCTCCGCGTAATAGCACAAACACGTCACTCGCCACAGGGACAGGGTCAGCTGATACAGCATACGGCCCCtgcaaaaacgcacacacacacacacacacaaagatcctTTTCAGTCTAAAAACTTACATCGGACTATAAATACAAATGCCAGCCCCAAAAATCCAATGTTATTATGAATCATATTTGTCAGGTATTTAATTAATTGAACAAATGTCTGATGGAAAGAATAGCTATTTACTTGGTCTTGGTGTTAATAAGTCCATTGATGAACTCGATGTCATTGGAGTAGAGGCGATAGTCATGAGTTTTCACCAAAAGCTGCGGAAGCTGCAAAAACAACATACCAAGAACGTCAGGTGAGCAGGGGAGTCATAAAAGCActcataaaaagacaaaaacaagacaaaaatgcaagatttttgaaaaacctgTTCCTCTCCGTACACCTACCTCTAGCCTCAGCCGCTCATACATTACTGCCAGCTTCTCCTCGTCCTCCCGCTCACGGTCACTCCTGCTCCTCGCTACCCGGTCAGGTTCATCTTCGTAGTAGGAGAccgaggggagtgggggggggccTGAGGCCTGCGCCTCTAGTCTGAGCCTCAAGTTAAGCCTATTTCCACTGCTGGCCAAGGGCTCCATCGCCGGGCAGTGAAAACAGTAGAAGTGTGAGCCCAACACAAACGGAGCAGGACAGCCTTCCGTCTCAAAAAGACTCCGGAAGGATCCTGTCTCTTTCCCAAGAGTCGCTCCCTCCGCACATCCTTCTTTCCTGTCCTTCGCTGTAATGCTAATGTCATCCTCCCTGCAACCGTCAACAGTCGTTAAAGGAAGGAGGAGCTCAAAGGGCCTGTTAGGTCCCAGAGCAAGGAGCTCGCTTAGTTTAGCCTGCCCAAAGTGTGACACCTCCACGAGGGTGTGCTGCCCCTCAGACTCCTTGGGTCGCAGCAGCACGCACAAGCTGACCGTCTCGTCCCAGTCCTCATCCAGGACAGCTGCTGTCTGGGGCTGACTCGCATGGTGGAACGGGTGCGACAGGGACGGATGTTTCAGGTTCTGATAGCGTAGGCTGTTTGGTGGTGCCAGGGCCCACGATGCACTGCACAGTGTCCTTGTGGAGCCATTCAAGGGCTGTTCAAGCATCTGCAAATGacacattttaattaatttcacTTCTGCAAACTATGGCTTATGTACTTTCTCTTATTTCAAGTGTACCTGATATATAGTCCAACATGGCTGCCTTCTGAGTTGACTGCTGCCATGGCTCCAGAGACACCCCACCCAGAAAGCAGCACCCCCTCTGCACACAGCCATTCACCTCAGGAAGGGGCAGGGGTGACCCCAATGACAGATTCAGTGAGCAGACACCATTAGACAAGCTGGAGGGAAGAAACACCACAGTTATCTTTGCTTTGTCTTggcttgtttttctctctcaacaCTAAAAATGCAAATCACCATCACTGCAAATCAACAGTCACACTCAATTTACTGAACCATAATGTTGCAGGTCTCTATTACTTTATGTCGAAATACAACTGCCATCTAGTTATTCCAAGACGCAAAAGCAGCCCAACATCACTATACGATATACGAAGGGTGTGCTGAGACTTTGACCTCTCGTGCTCTTGAAGCTCAGAAAACCACTGAAGCCAAAGTAGCACATGACACATTGAACGTGAGTGGCAGCAGCAAGTTCGGAAATCATTCGATTAACGATAGCTGCAACTTCTGTAGCATGCTAGGCTGGGGCAGTTCGCCAGCAGCAAGGTAGCCTACCTATGATCTCATCTCATTATAGTGTAACGTTAAACACATTATATATCAGGTTTGTTTGCAGAATATACTCACAGACGTGTTCTCACgcatatataaataaacttctCAGCCGATAACAATGTTACTTAACAGCTAATGTCAACGTTAACTAGTGTCATCCGACTGCAAAATCTCACATTAGCTCATTTCGTGCCAATACTGAGATAACATTAGCTACACCAGAGTGAGAATAATCTACTGTTAATCTAAATCGACGCGCTGGCACAATCAgcccaaaaaaaacaaagcaaagcgGTCCAGCAGACATCTGTTTGGTAACATGCAAACCAAAGCCAGATAGGCAGCACGCTAGCTGTTAGCTAAGCAGTGAGCTAAGGTTATGAAATCCATGTTTGGTTGTGGGCTGATGCCCTGGTGACTACTGTAGCCTGCAAATAGTTAGCCATTTAAATGTGCATGCATACTCCTTACTGTGTATGTAACGTTAAATGACAGTGAAAGTGATTAACCTTTCCTAACACTGACGTATCAGAGAAGGCTGACAGCCATATCATCGAGTGATGACAGACTGATGATGTAGGATTTCTGGCTAACTTTCCAGCAAATAGTAACGTTACTTCACTGGTCCAAAAGTATGCTAATAAGCTAacagcacagctaactagctgggtAGTAGCTATGCATGCAGTTCCCAAGCAATTTTGCTTACCTTTATTAGTTAACTAGGGCTGTGATGCaggcgtgtgtttgtttggtcaaACTGTGCAACTCATATTTTATCTCCGCTTACAAGGATTGACGTTTTTCCCGCAATTTCCGAGGCCAGTAGCTAATGTTATACAAAGTCATTCCATCTACCGATGTCCTTGCCAGTCTACAGCCAGCACACTGTTCACAACGCAAGCGTCAAAATGCTTCTAGAACAGTACTCCGCCCATCTACCTCACACACCGGCGTCCCGCTGATTGGCTGGCAATGACTGTTCAATGTTGTGCCAAAAACATTACTTTTATCCATGAACATATTATAtagatttatatatataaaaaaatatatatttaatctATTACAATTTTAATCCCATAATGCATATgtatttgcaaaaaaaaaaaaaagcacctgCAAATATTTGCACATTACAAACGCTACAGCTGAAGTACTGGTTTTGACCACCATACATTGTTGGCGCTATGACATTTTCAATGAACCGGCTAATACTCACTCTCTCgtagaaaaaaaaggaaaataggCACAGGCCGCCGCATGCGATTCGCATTAGCTAGCATCCCTGCGCATTTTAAGTACAGCTGGCTGGTGGTCTCCCAGTGGTCCGACAATTATATTAAAATACATTAACAGTTTTCCGAAGCCCATTAACATATTTAAGGACTGAAAATGCCCAAGAAAGCTAAGGAAGTGGAACTGTGGGAAGGAGATGAAGTTGAAACGACAGGTAAGTTAACGGCTAATGTTAGCTAACCTACTACTGGTGAATCCACTTAGCTAACGTAGCTAACGACATTTCAACGAGCCATAATGTAATTGATAGGCAAATATAACGTTAGTCATGTAGTGAGTCGGTTATCGAAGAAAAGCCTAACCAACACCTTGGTTCAGGCTAATGTCACGTTACGTTACTAAAGCTATTCCCATATTACATGAGAACTGAGTCCGTACAGACTATTCAAACGTTACCCATTATTGTTGCGGGCTTTGCGGTTTTCGTGGCTTTTGAGGTACAGTGTAAGCTCACCTGTCAACGTGAACTAGAGCGGAATGTGTAAACCTTGAAGCACAACGTCAGATTTGTGTTAATACTTTGCTACTACTCTAATCGTTAGTAACTTTTAGATGTGTGTTAGCTGAAAGCTTATGCAACAATGCGTCATCGTTTGAAATTGCTGTCCTTTCATCGGTGTTGCTGGCCAACTTTCCCAGGCCAAAGGAAACGGCAATTCTAGCAAAACTGCTGTGCTGTCAGAAAAATAGCTGGCTACCTGGAACATCTACATCACTATCAGCTTCAATTCTCATTGAGGCTCACTCACTGGCCCTGGTTACTGTTGTTGTGTTCACTGCCGTTCATGGTACCCACAAAGCATCTATTCATTTAACCTTAAATGCTTTTAtctagaaaaagaaaaaacagtcaagaaaggaaagaaagacaagaagGGGAAAAAGAGTGTAAGTCTTTGTGTTCCGATTTAGTATGTTTTCATTTTAGTATGTACAGTTGGTGTTGACAGTTGACATGTACCTGCATCACATCCTCATTCATGTGGTCACAGTTTTTTGAGGAGCTGACATCAGATCCTAAACCAGAACAAGAGGAGGAACCCGTCAAAGAAAGTCATTCAAAACAAGTAAGTTCAAATTCACTCCTAGAATTTCCTTCACAAAGTCTCACAATGATTCGGTAGTCCTAAACGTTAGGACCTAAACCCTGAACCCCCTCCGATTTGTGTCCAGCCtcagaagaaaaagaaggacaGGCGAAAAGGTAAAGGAGGAAATGCTGCTGATGACGACGATGAAGATGTCATGGAGAAGCTCAAAAAGCTGTCGGTACAAGCCAGtgatgaggatgaagaggaggagggtacTGTCAAAAGATAGTCTTTGGCTCATTGGGTCATTTAAAAGgcaggcaaagtgcaaagtctgtcaacaaGCCAAGCTCTCATGTCCAAACTATTGTTATCGTGTTGTATGTAGGGCTGGGAATCTTCCAGTATCAGTGTGATATCTATGTAAatgcagaagaagaaaaagacacaAATTATGGAATTATGGATTTATCCATAACATTTCACAACTGAATCAAAACAGAATTTTACAGTTTGCAGAAGATTACCTTCATTGATATTTGCCGCTTATTGATGATATATCACAAAGAGAAGAAATGCAGTACATTGCAGTATTTATTTTGATATTGTGTCCCATCCTAGTTGCATGCGGGAGCATTGAAGAGACTCATCAGTGTTTGCACTGGTCTTATCCATTGTGTTGATTTTGCCTAGCTAATTAAATTAACTTCAGTTAAACTTAAGACTTTGCATTTGCTTACCTTTTAAATTGGGACCCTTTGTCTTAATGCGCTTACCggtttgatttttgtaatcACAATGATTATTTTTTCTCCTCAGTTGTGGTTCCTAGCAAAGGCGCAAAGAGAAATAAGGTAAGTCCTTGGTGGGAAGCATTGTATTTCACATTTCTGTTCTCCCTGTAGAGCcactcttaccctctctctcatcttgcTAGGGAGGCAACATTTTTGCTGCTTTAAGTCAGGGACAAAGTGACGATGacaacgatgatgatgatgaggatgcaGGAGATG carries:
- the c24h6orf136 gene encoding uncharacterized protein C6orf136 homolog, with product MAVCRGGAAFWVGCLWSHGSSQLRRQPCWTIYQMLEQPLNGSTRTLCSASWALAPPNSLRYQNLKHPSLSHPFHHASQPQTAAVLDEDWDETVSLCVLLRPKESEGQHTLVEVSHFGQAKLSELLALGPNRPFELLLPLTTVDGCREDDISITAKDRKEGCAEGATLGKETGSFRSLFETEGCPAPFVLGSHFYCFHCPAMEPLASSGNRLNLRLRLEAQASGPPPLPSVSYYEDEPDRVARSRSDREREDEEKLAVMYERLRLELPQLLVKTHDYRLYSNDIEFINGLINTKTKGRMLYQLTLSLWRVTCLCYYAEARIEVLKLTKHPEDGSVRARWRIRGLPFHMLLLRFYKKDKSRLYRSYDAFSTFYLGSDGLIHCHRVEKVMQAPPPVLPGVTSLLAGALVALGFQEHRPAVNLLPFLLSSFRQGRD